Proteins from one Dehalobacter sp. 12DCB1 genomic window:
- a CDS encoding Crp/Fnr family transcriptional regulator encodes MKESFGQFPRIYRLENIPEALIGRETEVFYKKNTIIVSPGDVLEGFYYIKKGRVIAFEYFPKGNEEILSILEERSIFLESNVLLKVPAFCYFKTLEDTFVNFVKREDLLELLAKDLNVTLYVIESIAMKLYSHVNHADEILYYDSEWRICNLLLTFADNFGGKEDKKIRLNIKTSQQFISNLLGINRITTTKVISKLKQMKLIEQTDGYYYIKDIQRLREHQKNIII; translated from the coding sequence GTGAAAGAATCCTTCGGACAATTTCCTAGAATTTACAGGCTTGAAAACATTCCCGAGGCACTCATTGGAAGAGAAACAGAAGTCTTTTACAAAAAAAATACGATTATTGTATCTCCAGGTGATGTCTTAGAAGGCTTTTATTATATAAAAAAAGGCAGGGTAATCGCCTTTGAATACTTTCCAAAAGGCAATGAAGAAATTTTGTCCATTCTCGAAGAGCGCAGTATCTTTTTAGAGTCTAATGTCCTTTTAAAAGTACCTGCTTTCTGTTATTTTAAAACGTTGGAGGATACCTTTGTAAATTTTGTAAAACGTGAAGATCTTCTGGAATTATTGGCCAAAGATTTAAACGTTACTCTTTATGTTATAGAATCTATTGCCATGAAATTGTACTCTCATGTTAACCATGCGGATGAAATACTCTATTATGATTCGGAATGGAGAATCTGCAACCTATTATTAACTTTCGCCGATAATTTTGGGGGAAAAGAGGACAAAAAAATAAGGCTGAATATTAAAACCAGCCAGCAGTTTATTAGTAATTTACTGGGTATTAACAGAATAACTACTACGAAAGTTATTTCAAAACTGAAACAAATGAAATTAATTGAACAGACTGATGGGTATTACTATATCAAAGACATTCAACGATTACGGGAGCATCAAAAAAATATTATTATCTAG
- a CDS encoding 4Fe-4S binding protein — MASSPVIYEGITKDQNGREEKIGYVVIEQAVAYGGPVKMVTGIDLKGKIVGTVIAAHKDTPSFIDKVIDQKYLEKFIGKDITDPLSINKDIDRISGATFSSRGIAKAISQGSHAVARGEFRLNVKDEVEPFKFGAKETAVIALVILTVIGVAFKQRKLRWIALIGSLVFIGFQYNTPISMANIAALFMGNLPSIRENLVWYILLIGIPVITFIIGKNIYCFWLCPFGALQEITAKVGGGKFKCCNKAIEAKAAKIRYILIYLALIGAFLTKSPSFAGYEPFATLFGRQGFGIQWLILPVVIFSSFFISRFWCRFFCPGLILNEIILRPRRYIMGILEK; from the coding sequence ATTGCGTCTTCCCCTGTTATATACGAAGGGATAACGAAAGATCAAAACGGCAGGGAAGAAAAAATAGGTTACGTCGTAATCGAGCAAGCGGTTGCTTATGGAGGACCGGTTAAAATGGTCACCGGAATTGACCTCAAAGGAAAAATTGTCGGGACGGTTATTGCCGCCCATAAGGATACGCCATCCTTTATTGATAAAGTCATCGACCAGAAATACCTGGAGAAATTCATCGGCAAAGACATCACGGACCCCTTGTCCATTAACAAAGATATCGACCGTATATCGGGCGCTACTTTTTCTTCCCGGGGGATTGCCAAGGCCATTTCCCAGGGAAGCCATGCCGTAGCCAGGGGCGAGTTCAGGCTCAATGTGAAGGATGAGGTTGAACCGTTTAAGTTCGGGGCAAAGGAAACTGCGGTTATCGCTTTGGTGATCCTGACGGTAATTGGCGTCGCATTCAAACAGAGAAAACTGCGCTGGATTGCCCTGATAGGCAGTTTAGTCTTCATTGGCTTCCAATACAATACACCGATTTCGATGGCAAATATAGCCGCACTTTTCATGGGGAATTTGCCGTCAATCCGTGAAAACCTGGTCTGGTATATCCTCTTAATCGGGATCCCGGTGATTACCTTTATAATAGGAAAGAATATTTACTGTTTCTGGCTTTGCCCGTTTGGCGCTTTGCAGGAAATAACAGCAAAAGTAGGCGGCGGTAAATTCAAATGCTGTAATAAAGCAATCGAAGCCAAAGCGGCTAAAATAAGATATATACTCATATACCTGGCACTGATAGGGGCATTCCTGACGAAGTCACCGAGTTTTGCCGGTTATGAGCCATTCGCCACTTTGTTTGGCCGGCAGGGATTCGGTATCCAGTGGCTTATTTTGCCGGTGGTGATTTTTAGTTCTTTCTTCATCAGCAGATTCTGGTGCAGGTTCTTTTGTCCGGGGTTGATACTCAATGAGATCATTTTGCGTCCCAGGAGATATATCATGGGGATTTTAGAAAAATAA